The following proteins are encoded in a genomic region of Necator americanus strain Aroian chromosome II, whole genome shotgun sequence:
- a CDS encoding hypothetical protein (NECATOR_CHRII.G4516.T1), whose protein sequence is MNDVFPTQATAEERYIAIFGTRTRFVVMVLVLLCLTSIWSNILCFNFALICMEASDTVAEGVNDTMTKETQTSQPRFTHGQESWAISVVAVAALLGNFPTVHLVNRFGIRTVFAGLGVLSAISTLLIPTTIRLGFYWFLAARFLQGFAFAANFPVIGSFCAKWTYFKQNGLFVSALVAYVQLAPACTMPASGALCSAFRWPSIFYAHGAVSLFLFITYGLFYRNSPGKHPFVGNVELRKIGVGKAENVDKRALQTIPYAAILRTPSIWAVWIASIGNFTCVNMMFLFSPKYLSTVLGFAVHKTGFTAALPPLAQFLSKLIFGMLSDRIKFLSESNKFRLFNSLAFLGSAVFLSILAFMGDSNKNLNMIVLGCAAGILGATTGGFFKAGPVLSKQYSHFVTGNISLGITITMLVVPFIVNSLTPNNIQDEWKWVFLIIAAVMVVTNIIFIIFIKGEPCEWTTDEFVRSRTLGSVKVQDVANVPPPTEQRF, encoded by the exons ATGAACGATGTATTTCCAACACAAGCTACGGCTGAAGAACGATACATTGCTATTTTTGGCACAAGAACACGATTTGTCGTCATGGTTCTTGTTCTACTCTGTTTGACGAGTATATG GTCTAACATCCTATGTTTCAACTTTGCGTTGATTTGTATGGAAGCATCGGACACGGTAGCTGAAGGCGTCAACGACACGATGACTAAAGAAACACAGACGTCACAGCCACGATTCACGCACG GTCAAGAATCATGGGCGATTTCTGTGGTGGCTGTGGCTGCACTGCTGGGAAATTTCCCTACAGTACATCTGGTGAATAGATTCGGGATTCGGACAGTATTTGCTGGACTTGGAGTGCTTAGCGCCATCTCTACACTTCTAATACCAACAACTATTAGG CTCGGTTTCTACTGGTTTCTTGCCGCTCGTTTCTTACAAGGATTCGCGTTCGCCGCTAATTTCCCTGTGATCGGATCATTTTGTGCTAAATGGACCTATTTTAAGCAG aatggTCTATTCGTCTCAGCTTTGGTCGCTTACGTTCAATTGGCACCCGCTTGTACAATGCCAGCTTCAGGAGCTCTATGTAGTGCATTTAG aTGGCCATCGATTTTCTACGCTCATGGTGCTGTCTCATTGTTCCTCTTCATCACATACGGTCTATTCTACCGTAATTCTCCTGGAAAACATCCATTTGTCGGAAATGTGGAACTGCGTAAGATTGGTGTCGGAAAAGCTGAAAATGTCGA TAAACGGGCCCTACAAACGATACCGTATGCAGCGATCCTCAGAACTCCGTCAATATGGGCTGTATGGATTGCATCGATTGGGAATTTCACCTGTGTGAATATGATGTTCCTTTTCTCACCAAAATATCTGTCTACTG ttctcgGATTTGCTGTACATAAAACTGGTTTCACTGCTGCACTTCCGCCACTCGCTCAATTTCTCAGCAAATTGATCTTCG GAATGTTATCGGATCGAATCAAGTTCCTGTCCGAAAGCAACAAATTCCGATTGTTTAATTCGCTTGCTTTTTTGGGttcagcagtttttctttcaatccttGCCTTTATGGGTGACTCAAATAAG aattTGAATATGATTGTTCTTGGTTGCGCAGCTGGCATACTAGGTGCAACCACTGGTGGTTTCTTTAAGGCAGGTCCTGTGCTGTCGAAGCAATACAg tcacTTCGTCACTGGGAACATTTCATTAGGAATCACAATAACAATGCTGGTTGTACCATTTATTGTGAACTCACTCACACCGAACAATATTCAGGATGAATGGAAATGGGTGTTTCTAATTATTGCCGCAGTTATG gtcGTCACAAACATCatattcatcattttcatcaaAGGTGAGCCATGTGAATGGACGACAGACGAATTCGTACGTTCACGAACGTTGGGCTCAGTGAAGGTACAGGATGTCGCGAATGTTCCACCACCGACTGAACAACGATTTTAA
- a CDS encoding hypothetical protein (NECATOR_CHRII.G4517.T1) translates to MTDDDTERQETPSMKERIQDSSTDESELLRSDREQAEDTDHEGNSDDDDNIYWDDEKPNRKETMSQFAERQYRNVVHFFVEDWFLSAMLGIITAILSISTDVAIEYILHYRILLYRWANEHHVYSGFTVWILFATVLVTCASLVCHALGKQAVGSGIPEVKVIMHGFVLRNYLSLKTLIAKIVGLTLTLGSGMPVGKEGPFVHMGAIVASLLNKATAACQYNAFFSNEGRQMEMLSSGCAVGIACTFSAPAGAVLYGIESTSKYFAVKNYWRSFFATTCAALIFRFAIAAIVPQHIAGTITAYYQTNFPNEVFLIEEIPFFVMLGVFCGLAGAAFIWLHRRIAIFKKKNRAFKAVFGNSPIAFTALFALIVAILTYPEGFGRYIAGQFTFRETLADFLSNCTFSLTNVSSQGCPSEMIAHWTGGSTGDFHPLLTLFSYLLVYYVLIAICVSLYIPAGIFVPSFVIGACGGRIVGEILIMWWPDGFRGPDGPQIYPGLYAVVGAAAYTGAVTHSLSIAVIVCETTGQLCALLPVLIALMVGNAICSFLQPSIYESIINIQGYPYLTDLPPSRVSVHTMKVEKVMVKDIVFITRDTTYMELREILLETPNLRSYPFVTDKTSMTLLGSVARKYLCYLLTKHLGAEPGIQTSKRKSRTASELLNTIGQFRRGSNVNYNAVGGPLSQAYLTDRNISGNTLLAHSPLHENQGERGPLASLLYSQSENHEVPVHSIAKRAEILASKIDLDDVAIDPAPFQLVKGTSLYKVHTLFSLLALNHAYVTEKGRLVGVVALKELREALSNIYSRGAVPIRPRARTMSTFRMSAPERQNGVTHENENPPEITISVPTNSTSRSSSE, encoded by the exons GATACAGGACAGTTCCACGGATGAGAGTGAATTGTTGCGAAGTGATCGTGAACAAGCAGAGGACACCGATCATGAGGGGAATTCTGACGATGATGACAATATTTATTGGGATGATGAGAAGCCAAATCGTAAAGAAACAATGTCACAATTTGCTGAAA GGCAATACCGGAACGTTGTGCATTTTTTCGTGGAGGACTGGTTTCTCTCGGCGATGCTTGGTATCATCACAGCAATACTATCGATATCAACTGACGTAGCTATCGAATATATTTTGCACT aTCGGATACTGTTGTATCGTTGGGCGAACGAACATCATGTGTACTCTGGATTTACAGTCTGGATACTATTCGCCACAGTACTTGTCACATGTGCTTCGCTCGTTTGTCATGCGCTTGGAAAACAAGCAGTTG GCTCTGGTATTCCGGAAGTGAAGGTGATTATGCATGGTTTCGTGCTACGAAACTATCTCTCACTGAAAACTCTTATCGCAAAAATAGTTGGGCTAACGTTAACGCTTGGTTCTGGTATGCCGGTCGGAAAAGAG GGTCCATTCGTTCATATGGGTGCTATCGTCGCATCACTTTTAAACAAAGCAACAGCGGCATGTCAATACAACGCATTTTTCTCGAATGAAGGTCGACAGATGGAAATGTTGAGTAGCGGTTGTGCGGTCGGTATCGCTTGCACATTCTCTGCACCAGCAGGAG CTGTCCTGTATGGTATCGAATCAACATCGAAATATTTTGCTGTGAAAAATTATTGGCGTTCCTTCTTTGCCACCACATGTGCAGCGCTGATATTTCGATTTGCTATCGCTGCTATTGTACCACAACATATAG CCGGAACAATAACGGCCTATTATCAAACAAATTTCCCAAATGAAGTTTTTCTCATTGAAGAGATCCCGTTTTTTGTCATGTTAGG agttttttgTGGTTTGGCGGGAGCCGCCTTCATATGGTTACATCGTAGAATCGcaatatttaaaaagaaaaacagagcaTTCAAGGCTGTTTTCGGGAATAG CCCTATCGCATTCACTGCGCTTTTCGCACTAATCGTCGCCATACTAACATATCCTGAAGGATTTGGACGGTATATAGCTGGTCAG TTCACTTTTCGTGAAACGTTAGCAGATTTTCTCTCAAACTGTACATTCTCACTGACGAATGTCAGCAGTCAAGGATGTCCATCCGAGATGATAGCGCACTGGACTGGTGGAAGCACTGGCGATTTCCATCCTCTtctcactcttttttcttacttacttGTATAT TACGTGTTAATTGCCATTTGTGTCTCACTGTACATACCAGCAGGAATTTTTGTCCCCTCATTCGTTATTGGTGCATGTGGAGGACGAATTGTTGGAGag ATTTTAATCATGTGGTGGCCGGATGGCTTCCGTGGACCAGATGGTCCACAAATCTATCCTGGTCTTTACGCAGTCGTTG GAGCGGCTGCATACACTGGAGCTGTCACACATTCACTCTCAATTGCGGTGATCGTTTGCGAGACTACGGGACAACTATGCGCTCTGTTACCAGTCTTG ATTGCGCTCATGGTGGGCAACGCTATTTGCAGCTTCCTACAACCGTCGATCTATGAAAGCATAATCAATATCCAGGGTTATCCATACCTTACAGATCTACCTCCGAGTCGAGTTAG tgTACATACGATGAAGGTCGAAAAAGTAATGGTGAAGGACATAGTGTTCATTACTCGTGACACTACATACATGGAATTACGAGAAATTCTTCTCGAGACGCCAAATCTCAGATCGTATCCTTTCGTTACGGATAAAA CATCAATGACACTGCTTGGAAGTGTGGCCCGAAAGTATCTGTGTTATCTTCTCACAAAGCATTTGGGCGCTGAACCCGGCATTCAAACATCGAAACGAAAAAGTCGTACAGCCTCAGAACTTTTGAATACCATTGGACAGTTTAG AAGAGGTTCCAATGTGAATTACAATGCAGTAGGTGGACCATTATCACAAGCTTATCTTACGGATCGTAATATAAGTGGAAATACATTGCTGGCGCATTCGCCGTTACACGAAAATCAAGGTGAAAGAGGTCCACTTGCTTCGTTACTGTACAGTCAATCCGAGAATCATGAAGTGCCCGTG cATTCGATTGCCAAACGAGCCGAGATCCTCGCTTCGAAAATTGATTTGGACGATGTTGCCATCGATCCGGCTCCATTCCAACTTGTCAAAGGCACATCTCTCTATAAG GTGCACACGTTGTTTTCGTTGTTAGCCTTGAATCATGCATATGTGACGGAAAAAGGAAGACTTGTCGGAGTTGTTGCTCTTAAAGAG TTACGAGAAGCGTTGTCGAACATCTATTCACGTGGTGCTGTTCCTATTCGACCACGTGCACGTACCATGTCCACATTCCGTATGAGTGCTCCAGAACGCCAAAATGGCGTCACACACGAGAACGAGAATCCGCCAGAAATCACTATTTCAGTTCCAACGAACAGCACATCAAGGAGTAGCTCCGAATAA
- a CDS encoding hypothetical protein (NECATOR_CHRII.G4517.T2) produces the protein MTDDDTERQETPSMKERHQQSGPVRQPSRRTSETIPSQINGTMVLWIQDSSTDESELLRSDREQAEDTDHEGNSDDDDNIYWDDEKPNRKETMSQFAERQYRNVVHFFVEDWFLSAMLGIITAILSISTDVAIEYILHYRILLYRWANEHHVYSGFTVWILFATVLVTCASLVCHALGKQAVGSGIPEVKVIMHGFVLRNYLSLKTLIAKIVGLTLTLGSGMPVGKEGPFVHMGAIVASLLNKATAACQYNAFFSNEGRQMEMLSSGCAVGIACTFSAPAGAVLYGIESTSKYFAVKNYWRSFFATTCAALIFRFAIAAIVPQHIAGTITAYYQTNFPNEVFLIEEIPFFVMLGVFCGLAGAAFIWLHRRIAIFKKKNRAFKAVFGNSPIAFTALFALIVAILTYPEGFGRYIAGQFTFRETLADFLSNCTFSLTNVSSQGCPSEMIAHWTGGSTGDFHPLLTLFSYLLVYYVLIAICVSLYIPAGIFVPSFVIGACGGRIVGEILIMWWPDGFRGPDGPQIYPGLYAVVGAAAYTGAVTHSLSIAVIVCETTGQLCALLPVLIALMVGNAICSFLQPSIYESIINIQGYPYLTDLPPSRVSVHTMKVEKVMVKDIVFITRDTTYMELREILLETPNLRSYPFVTDKTSMTLLGSVARKYLCYLLTKHLGAEPGIQTSKRKSRTASELLNTIGQFRRGSNVNYNAVGGPLSQAYLTDRNISGNTLLAHSPLHENQGERGPLASLLYSQSENHEVPVHSIAKRAEILASKIDLDDVAIDPAPFQLVKGTSLYKVHTLFSLLALNHAYVTEKGRLVGVVALKELREALSNIYSRGAVPIRPRARTMSTFRMSAPERQNGVTHENENPPEITISVPTNSTSRSSSE, from the exons GATACAGGACAGTTCCACGGATGAGAGTGAATTGTTGCGAAGTGATCGTGAACAAGCAGAGGACACCGATCATGAGGGGAATTCTGACGATGATGACAATATTTATTGGGATGATGAGAAGCCAAATCGTAAAGAAACAATGTCACAATTTGCTGAAA GGCAATACCGGAACGTTGTGCATTTTTTCGTGGAGGACTGGTTTCTCTCGGCGATGCTTGGTATCATCACAGCAATACTATCGATATCAACTGACGTAGCTATCGAATATATTTTGCACT aTCGGATACTGTTGTATCGTTGGGCGAACGAACATCATGTGTACTCTGGATTTACAGTCTGGATACTATTCGCCACAGTACTTGTCACATGTGCTTCGCTCGTTTGTCATGCGCTTGGAAAACAAGCAGTTG GCTCTGGTATTCCGGAAGTGAAGGTGATTATGCATGGTTTCGTGCTACGAAACTATCTCTCACTGAAAACTCTTATCGCAAAAATAGTTGGGCTAACGTTAACGCTTGGTTCTGGTATGCCGGTCGGAAAAGAG GGTCCATTCGTTCATATGGGTGCTATCGTCGCATCACTTTTAAACAAAGCAACAGCGGCATGTCAATACAACGCATTTTTCTCGAATGAAGGTCGACAGATGGAAATGTTGAGTAGCGGTTGTGCGGTCGGTATCGCTTGCACATTCTCTGCACCAGCAGGAG CTGTCCTGTATGGTATCGAATCAACATCGAAATATTTTGCTGTGAAAAATTATTGGCGTTCCTTCTTTGCCACCACATGTGCAGCGCTGATATTTCGATTTGCTATCGCTGCTATTGTACCACAACATATAG CCGGAACAATAACGGCCTATTATCAAACAAATTTCCCAAATGAAGTTTTTCTCATTGAAGAGATCCCGTTTTTTGTCATGTTAGG agttttttgTGGTTTGGCGGGAGCCGCCTTCATATGGTTACATCGTAGAATCGcaatatttaaaaagaaaaacagagcaTTCAAGGCTGTTTTCGGGAATAG CCCTATCGCATTCACTGCGCTTTTCGCACTAATCGTCGCCATACTAACATATCCTGAAGGATTTGGACGGTATATAGCTGGTCAG TTCACTTTTCGTGAAACGTTAGCAGATTTTCTCTCAAACTGTACATTCTCACTGACGAATGTCAGCAGTCAAGGATGTCCATCCGAGATGATAGCGCACTGGACTGGTGGAAGCACTGGCGATTTCCATCCTCTtctcactcttttttcttacttacttGTATAT TACGTGTTAATTGCCATTTGTGTCTCACTGTACATACCAGCAGGAATTTTTGTCCCCTCATTCGTTATTGGTGCATGTGGAGGACGAATTGTTGGAGag ATTTTAATCATGTGGTGGCCGGATGGCTTCCGTGGACCAGATGGTCCACAAATCTATCCTGGTCTTTACGCAGTCGTTG GAGCGGCTGCATACACTGGAGCTGTCACACATTCACTCTCAATTGCGGTGATCGTTTGCGAGACTACGGGACAACTATGCGCTCTGTTACCAGTCTTG ATTGCGCTCATGGTGGGCAACGCTATTTGCAGCTTCCTACAACCGTCGATCTATGAAAGCATAATCAATATCCAGGGTTATCCATACCTTACAGATCTACCTCCGAGTCGAGTTAG tgTACATACGATGAAGGTCGAAAAAGTAATGGTGAAGGACATAGTGTTCATTACTCGTGACACTACATACATGGAATTACGAGAAATTCTTCTCGAGACGCCAAATCTCAGATCGTATCCTTTCGTTACGGATAAAA CATCAATGACACTGCTTGGAAGTGTGGCCCGAAAGTATCTGTGTTATCTTCTCACAAAGCATTTGGGCGCTGAACCCGGCATTCAAACATCGAAACGAAAAAGTCGTACAGCCTCAGAACTTTTGAATACCATTGGACAGTTTAG AAGAGGTTCCAATGTGAATTACAATGCAGTAGGTGGACCATTATCACAAGCTTATCTTACGGATCGTAATATAAGTGGAAATACATTGCTGGCGCATTCGCCGTTACACGAAAATCAAGGTGAAAGAGGTCCACTTGCTTCGTTACTGTACAGTCAATCCGAGAATCATGAAGTGCCCGTG cATTCGATTGCCAAACGAGCCGAGATCCTCGCTTCGAAAATTGATTTGGACGATGTTGCCATCGATCCGGCTCCATTCCAACTTGTCAAAGGCACATCTCTCTATAAG GTGCACACGTTGTTTTCGTTGTTAGCCTTGAATCATGCATATGTGACGGAAAAAGGAAGACTTGTCGGAGTTGTTGCTCTTAAAGAG TTACGAGAAGCGTTGTCGAACATCTATTCACGTGGTGCTGTTCCTATTCGACCACGTGCACGTACCATGTCCACATTCCGTATGAGTGCTCCAGAACGCCAAAATGGCGTCACACACGAGAACGAGAATCCGCCAGAAATCACTATTTCAGTTCCAACGAACAGCACATCAAGGAGTAGCTCCGAATAA